The Apium graveolens cultivar Ventura chromosome 11, ASM990537v1, whole genome shotgun sequence genome has a window encoding:
- the LOC141696809 gene encoding protein HOTHEAD-like yields MGFVHSWILLNCAAIILLLPSLCYPETAPYSTFARDATAAPQEAYYDYIVIGGGTSGCALAATLSQGSKVLLLERGGLPYGNPTISDIRGFALTLADISHSSPSQLFVSTDGVINHRARILGGGTAINAGFYSRASSDFVARAGWDPQLVKESYEWVEKKIVFEPEVKQWQSAVRDGLLEAGVLPNNGFTFDHLIGTKIGGSIFDKNGHRHSAADLLEYAHPSNISVHLHAIVQRIMFISGAKPKANGVVFEDSNGMKHWAYINNGSNNEIIVSAGALGSPQLLMLSGIGPADHLEANGVEVILDQAMVGQGMADNPLNALIVPSTEPLETSLPQTVGITAFGSYIESLSGIVEFGWANSLPPELLNQSKQVNKMTRQQESPEVKAAVDSYLASNLQVGILLEKVMGPASSGHLELKTLDAKDNPKVTFNYFKDPQDLHKCVKGMETVIQVVESKAVSKFRYRTESVKFYMDFLAALPLNLRFKHLTTTFSLEQYCKDTVMTIWHYHGGCHVYKVVDHDYKVLGVDALRVIDGSTFPFDSPGTNPQATVMMLGRYMGQRIILERSS; encoded by the exons ATGGGTTTTGTGCATAGTTGGATATTGTTAAATTGTGCAGCAATTATCTTGCTTCTACCCTCTCTGTGTTACCCCGAGACAG CTCCATATTCAACGTTCGCCAGAGATGCAACAGCAGCTCCGCAAGAGGCATACTACGACTACATTGTAATTGGAGGTGGGACTTCAGGATGTGCATTAGCAGCAACTCTTTCACAGGGCTCCAAAGTTTTGTTACTGGAAAGAGGTGGTTTACCTTATGGCAACCCTACCATTTCCGACATACGTGGTTTTGCACTAACACTTGCTGATATATCACATTCATCGCCATCACAATTATTCGTTTCAACTGACGGTGTGATTAATCACCGTGCTCGTATCTTGGGTGGTGGTACAGCCATAAACGCTGGATTTTACTCCAGAGCGAGCTCTGATTTCGTGGCTAGAGCTGGTTGGGATCCCCAATTGGTAAAAGAATCATATGAGTGGGTCGAAAAAAAGATTGTGTTTGAACCGGAAGTGAAACAGTGGCAATCTGCAGTTAGGGATGGGCTGCTAGAAGCTGGAGTTTTGCCGAATAATGGATTTACATTTGATCATCTTATAGGGACAAAAATTGGTGGCTCTATATTTGATAAAAATGGACATAGACACAGTGCGGCAGATTTGTTAGAGTATGCTCATCCTTCTAATATTTCTGTGCATCTTCACGCGATTGTACAACGAATCATGTTCATTTCCGGAG CAAAACCAAAGGCTAATGGAGTAGTATTTGAAGACTCAAATGGCATGAAGCACTGGGCATACATTAACAATGGTTCTAATAACGAGATCATAGTGTCTGCGGGTGCTCTAGGGAGCCCCCAGCTATTAATGTTAAGCGGCATTGGGCCTGCTGATCATCTCGAAGCCAATGGGGTTGAAGTAATTCTAGATCAGGCCATGGTCGGGCAAGGAATGGCTGATAATCCATTGAATGCTCTTATTGTTCCTTCAACCGAGCCTCTTGAAACCTCACTACCACAAACTGTTGGTATTACTGCATTTGGTAGTTACATCGAATCATTAAGCGGGATCGTTGAGTTCGGTTGGGCAAATAGTTTGCCTCCAGAACTATTAAATCAG AGTAAACAAGTCAATAAAATGACTCGACAACAAGAAAGTCCGGAGGTGAAAGCAGCAGTTGATTCATACTTAGCATCAAATCTTCAAGTAGGAATTTTACTTGAGAAGGTAATGGGTCCAGCTTCTTCGGGTCATCTGGAGCTGAAAACATTAGATGCAAAAGACAACCCGAAAGTCACTTTTAACTACTTCAAAGATCCACAAGACTTGCACAAGTGTGTTAAGGGAATGGAAACAGTGATACAGGTAGTAGAATCAAAAGCTGTGTCCAAGTTCCGGTATCGTACTGAATCCGTAAAATTTTATATGGACTTTTTGGCCGCCCTTCCATTGAACTTGAGGTTTAAACATTTAACAACAACATTTTCACTAGAACAATATTGCAAGGACACAGTTATGACAATATGGCACTATCATGGCGGATGTCATGTTTATAAGGTGGTTGATCACGATTATAAAGTTCTCGGTGTTGATGCATTACGCGTTATTGATGGATCAACCTTTCCTTTTGATTCGCCAGGGACTAATCCTCAAGCTACTGTCATGATGCTTGGAAG GTATATGGGGCAAAGAATTATTCTAGAGCGATCCTCTTAG